The Zobellia alginiliquefaciens genome contains a region encoding:
- a CDS encoding sulfatase-like hydrolase/transferase produces the protein MKIAYKGILFTLIIMLSLSSYKSEERKPEPKKRPNFLFVLVDDQSPFDLQVYDPKSILETPVISKLAAEGTVIESARHMGSWSGAVCTPSRHMIMSGRSVWHLPSRGEFKNPNNPVGLEKQTIGAVFNRAGYKTMRTCKKGNSYPAANEQFTVVHDATKRGGTEETGSAWHAKQVLEYLGDREKEQEDNPFFIYFGFSHPHDVRDGTPELLEKYGAVNHTDKNSLPLANDKQPPLQENYLEAHPFFHGHPQLRDEERVSGVWKNRDEQTIRNELGREYACSENIDIQLGKVLNKLEAMGELDNTYIIYTSDHGMSIGRHGLTGKQNLYEHTWRVPMIIKGPGLPSGKRAEGNIYLMDILPTLCDLAGIETPTTVEAKSFKPVLEGKRETVREVMYGMYCGGTKPGMRTVKKGDWKLIKYDMMDGAVQETQLFNLAENPNEYLKDHNKDGEMQTNLADNPKFADKRTEMEALLLSEMESHDDPYRLWDQQAK, from the coding sequence ATGAAAATTGCATACAAAGGCATCTTGTTCACTTTAATCATCATGTTGAGTTTATCCTCATATAAATCCGAAGAGAGAAAACCGGAACCTAAAAAGCGACCTAATTTTCTATTTGTTTTGGTCGATGACCAATCGCCTTTTGATTTACAGGTCTATGACCCAAAATCCATATTGGAAACCCCTGTTATTTCAAAATTGGCAGCGGAAGGAACGGTAATAGAGAGTGCGAGGCATATGGGATCATGGTCAGGAGCTGTTTGCACCCCGTCCCGGCATATGATTATGAGCGGGCGTAGTGTTTGGCACCTTCCCTCTAGAGGAGAGTTTAAGAATCCAAACAATCCTGTAGGTCTTGAAAAGCAGACCATAGGTGCGGTATTTAATCGCGCGGGCTATAAAACCATGAGAACCTGTAAAAAAGGAAATTCATATCCTGCAGCAAACGAACAGTTCACCGTAGTACATGATGCTACCAAAAGAGGCGGCACCGAAGAAACGGGCAGTGCCTGGCATGCCAAGCAGGTGTTGGAGTATTTGGGAGACCGGGAAAAAGAGCAAGAAGACAATCCGTTTTTTATTTATTTTGGATTTTCACATCCTCACGATGTAAGAGATGGCACCCCAGAGTTATTGGAAAAATATGGAGCCGTAAACCATACGGATAAAAATAGTCTTCCTCTTGCGAATGACAAGCAACCACCGCTTCAAGAAAATTATTTGGAAGCCCATCCATTCTTTCACGGGCATCCACAACTTCGGGATGAAGAACGGGTTAGCGGCGTCTGGAAGAATAGGGACGAGCAGACCATTCGTAACGAGTTGGGCAGGGAGTACGCCTGTTCGGAAAATATAGATATTCAATTGGGCAAGGTACTCAATAAACTAGAGGCTATGGGCGAATTGGATAATACCTATATCATTTATACATCGGACCATGGAATGTCCATTGGGCGTCATGGTCTCACCGGAAAACAGAATTTGTACGAGCATACATGGCGTGTGCCCATGATAATAAAAGGCCCAGGGCTTCCTTCTGGAAAACGTGCAGAAGGCAATATTTATTTAATGGATATTCTGCCAACTTTATGTGATTTAGCAGGAATTGAAACGCCTACCACTGTAGAGGCAAAAAGCTTTAAACCCGTTTTGGAGGGGAAAAGGGAGACCGTAAGAGAGGTTATGTACGGGATGTATTGCGGAGGAACGAAACCGGGAATGCGTACCGTTAAGAAAGGCGACTGGAAGTTGATTAAATATGATATGATGGATGGAGCGGTACAAGAAACACAGCTTTTTAATTTGGCAGAAAATCCCAATGAATATTTAAAAGATCATAATAAAGACGGGGAAATGCAGACCAATTTGGCCGACAACCCAAAATTTGCGGATAAGCGAACTGAAATGGAAGCCTTATTGTTGTCTGAAATGGAATCCCATGACGATCCCTACAGATTATGGGATCAACAAGCAAAATAG
- a CDS encoding DUF6250 domain-containing protein, whose product MNNRIKNNILLILLLVGSITHTVIGQEEKVKINDTFTADASLMYLDSFELGMENWKVEQMPGGTVALKDGKMEITDVAGCTVWLMKELQGPLMITYDAYVIDEGGPQDRVSDLNCFWMAKDMENPDNLFANSAKRGGKFSNYDHLRLYYMGVGGHDNTKTRFRRYSGDGERPLLPKYDLSKEKYLLEANALTQIKIIAYNGIIQYYRDGELIIEYNDPNAYSSGYFGIRTVNNHMTIDNFKVYSLE is encoded by the coding sequence ATGAATAACAGAATTAAAAACAATATACTACTAATCCTACTGCTCGTAGGGTCAATTACGCATACCGTAATAGGTCAAGAAGAAAAGGTGAAAATTAATGATACGTTTACAGCAGATGCTAGTCTAATGTATTTGGATTCTTTTGAATTGGGGATGGAAAATTGGAAGGTTGAGCAGATGCCTGGAGGCACGGTAGCCTTAAAGGATGGAAAGATGGAAATTACAGATGTTGCCGGTTGTACGGTCTGGCTCATGAAAGAATTGCAAGGCCCACTTATGATAACCTACGATGCTTATGTAATAGATGAAGGTGGACCACAAGATCGTGTATCAGACCTTAATTGTTTTTGGATGGCAAAGGATATGGAAAACCCGGATAATCTTTTCGCTAACTCTGCGAAACGTGGCGGTAAATTTTCAAACTACGACCATCTTAGATTGTACTATATGGGGGTTGGTGGCCACGATAATACCAAAACCCGTTTCCGTAGGTATAGTGGAGATGGTGAACGGCCGTTGTTACCAAAATATGATTTGTCAAAAGAGAAATATCTTCTAGAGGCGAATGCGTTGACCCAGATAAAAATTATAGCCTACAACGGAATCATTCAGTACTACCGAGACGGGGAATTAATTATAGAGTATAATGATCCAAACGCATATTCCTCAGGATATTTCGGTATTAGGACAGTTAACAATCACATGACCATAGATAATTTTAAGGTCTATAGTCTTGAATAA
- a CDS encoding DUF4861 family protein, producing the protein MKSNLSIPLKLAQLSALCLMVACEPVAKSETVSVAVKNNLDFPRNEIVGVHIQDLSGVLKNNGENHLRVKKVGSQEYLRTQWMDNDQDGTNDELLFQADIAANASSEYVILVDSTKAPEESEVIAYSRLVPERTDDYTWENDKVAFRTYGPTGEKEALAGVPGSTLSSGIDLWLKRTNKAIINKWYKAHEANPGAYHKDRGEGYDPYHVGGSRGTGGIGIWENDSLLVSNNFTASRTLADGPLRTVFELDYAPWSAYGVKETKRITLDLGSNFSKFDISLSSEKEVPNYTVGITLHKNEGDAAINKEEGWFRHWETIDSSKVGEGVVVDPKIVKDAIAYKSDVTDQSNLFIVTKPQEKLSYYAGFAWQKSGQVSSVNDWEILLKQQAQILSNPLAVTIQESK; encoded by the coding sequence ATGAAAAGCAACCTATCTATTCCTTTAAAACTCGCCCAGCTATCTGCACTCTGTCTGATGGTGGCTTGCGAACCTGTAGCCAAGAGTGAAACAGTTTCTGTGGCGGTTAAAAATAACCTTGATTTCCCTAGAAATGAAATTGTGGGCGTGCACATTCAAGATTTATCCGGAGTTCTTAAAAATAATGGGGAGAACCACCTTCGGGTTAAAAAAGTTGGCTCCCAAGAGTACCTTCGTACACAGTGGATGGATAACGATCAAGATGGAACAAATGACGAGTTGCTTTTTCAAGCGGATATAGCGGCAAATGCAAGTTCTGAATATGTCATTTTAGTCGATAGTACAAAGGCTCCGGAAGAAAGTGAAGTCATTGCCTACTCGCGTCTCGTACCAGAAAGAACGGATGATTATACATGGGAAAATGATAAAGTAGCTTTCAGAACCTATGGGCCAACAGGTGAAAAAGAAGCTTTGGCCGGCGTTCCGGGCAGTACACTTTCTAGCGGAATAGACTTATGGTTAAAACGTACGAATAAGGCCATCATCAATAAATGGTACAAGGCGCACGAAGCCAATCCTGGCGCTTACCATAAAGATCGCGGTGAGGGGTATGACCCGTACCATGTGGGCGGAAGCCGTGGTACCGGTGGTATTGGTATTTGGGAAAACGACAGCCTTTTGGTTTCCAATAATTTTACGGCTTCTAGAACATTGGCTGACGGGCCTTTGCGAACGGTTTTTGAGCTGGACTATGCCCCGTGGAGTGCATATGGAGTGAAGGAAACCAAGCGAATTACCCTTGATTTAGGTTCTAATTTTTCAAAATTCGATATATCCCTTTCTTCGGAAAAAGAGGTTCCTAATTACACGGTGGGGATTACGCTGCACAAAAATGAAGGTGATGCCGCTATAAACAAAGAAGAGGGGTGGTTCCGTCATTGGGAAACTATAGATAGCTCAAAAGTAGGGGAGGGTGTTGTTGTTGACCCCAAAATAGTGAAGGATGCAATTGCTTATAAATCGGATGTTACGGACCAAAGCAACTTGTTTATTGTTACCAAACCTCAAGAAAAGTTGAGCTACTACGCCGGTTTTGCATGGCAAAAAAGTGGGCAAGTGTCTTCGGTTAATGATTGGGAAATTCTCTTAAAACAACAAGCACAAATACTATCCAACCCTTTGGCGGTAACTATACAGGAATCTAAATAA
- a CDS encoding SDR family NAD(P)-dependent oxidoreductase: protein MLDKFSLKGKTALVTGCKRGIGFAMAEALAEAGADIIGVSASLELSGSKIENRITELGKSFKAYQCDFSDRKALYAFLEKVKSENPTINILVNNAGTILRQPATEHSDEYWDKVIEVNQNAQFILSREIGKEMVKRGNGKIIFTASLLTFQGGITVPGYAASKGAIGQLTMALSNEWAGKGVQVNAIAPGYISTDNTEALRNDKDRSTSILGRIPAGRWGEPEDFKGPIVFLASQASNYMTGSVMLVDGGWMGR, encoded by the coding sequence ATATTGGATAAGTTCAGTTTAAAAGGAAAAACAGCTTTGGTAACAGGGTGTAAGCGTGGAATCGGTTTTGCCATGGCGGAAGCTTTGGCGGAAGCCGGAGCGGATATTATTGGGGTTTCCGCTTCATTGGAGCTTTCAGGTTCAAAAATTGAAAATCGCATAACCGAGTTGGGGAAAAGCTTTAAAGCCTATCAGTGCGATTTTAGTGATAGAAAAGCACTCTATGCGTTTCTTGAAAAGGTAAAATCAGAAAACCCTACTATTAATATTTTGGTGAACAATGCTGGTACTATTTTAAGACAACCGGCAACCGAACATAGTGATGAGTATTGGGATAAGGTAATTGAAGTAAACCAAAATGCACAATTCATACTTTCTAGGGAAATAGGAAAAGAAATGGTGAAAAGAGGGAACGGAAAAATCATTTTCACCGCTTCATTATTGACGTTCCAAGGAGGTATTACCGTTCCGGGATATGCCGCTTCAAAAGGAGCGATAGGTCAGTTAACTATGGCGTTGTCAAATGAATGGGCCGGGAAAGGAGTACAGGTAAATGCCATTGCTCCAGGCTATATTTCTACGGATAATACGGAAGCTTTACGAAATGATAAAGACCGTAGTACATCCATTTTAGGGCGAATTCCGGCCGGAAGATGGGGTGAACCTGAAGATTTTAAAGGTCCTATTGTGTTTTTGGCATCACAAGCTTCCAACTACATGACAGGTTCCGTTATGCTCGTAGACGGTGGCTGGATGGGCAGATAA
- a CDS encoding alpha-L-fucosidase codes for MKLENNGVSVVSILLIFFILQSGTLFGQKKEKHMDEMWGQQTSLGEKAPDSRTSLFDEGNYAMFIHWGIYSNIANKWKDSTYYGISEWIMNPRRANIPVDEYMAEAKTFDPVNFDAMSIAKLAKDAGMKYIVVTSKHHDGFAMYDSKSNDFNIVKATPFARDPMKELSKACKELGLGFGFYYSHNQDWTFPGGNGGPKVNEKGKEVGFDYYFKKKCLPQVKEIVTNYGDIDMVWFDTPGDMEKKYVEQLVEVVRKHQPNAMISGRAGHGLGDYKSLGDMNIPIKNISGLWETVDVTNDSWGYAWYDQNWKSPKRILKSIISTVARGGTYMLNVGPEPDGTIPVQAQESLKESGEWIRRYPQVVYNSDASPWGHALPWGDVTIGVNGKLNICVYKWPLDGKIWLPGLKNHIRSANLWSNKEQRELETSAKDGWVAISLPASRSEKLVSVIEIEIEGSPEVVVSNSIDPVLPTVLPVDFASAEDCVIAAKRWMEKFGEWKHIEQAQDWTDYSKVTWEIEVLEPGYYQTELNYAGDGRLVWNITSEEGEVVRNQQNSSVVYNYYEMGLLKFNKPGKHTISVSLIDGEKSIASLKEIRLTPWASIE; via the coding sequence ATGAAACTTGAAAATAACGGGGTGAGCGTAGTATCAATTTTACTGATATTTTTTATCCTCCAAAGCGGAACTCTATTCGGTCAGAAGAAAGAAAAGCATATGGATGAAATGTGGGGTCAACAAACTTCGTTAGGAGAAAAAGCCCCAGATTCAAGAACAAGCTTGTTTGATGAAGGTAATTATGCCATGTTCATTCACTGGGGTATTTATTCAAATATCGCTAACAAATGGAAAGATAGTACGTATTATGGTATAAGCGAGTGGATTATGAATCCCAGACGTGCTAACATTCCCGTTGATGAATATATGGCAGAGGCAAAGACTTTTGATCCTGTAAATTTTGATGCCATGTCCATTGCTAAACTGGCAAAAGATGCGGGTATGAAATATATTGTGGTAACCAGTAAGCACCATGATGGTTTTGCTATGTATGATTCTAAAAGTAATGACTTTAATATTGTTAAAGCAACACCTTTTGCCAGAGATCCAATGAAAGAATTATCAAAAGCCTGTAAAGAACTGGGACTTGGTTTTGGTTTTTACTATTCACATAATCAAGATTGGACATTTCCTGGTGGTAATGGTGGACCAAAGGTGAATGAGAAGGGTAAAGAGGTTGGATTTGATTATTATTTTAAGAAAAAATGTCTTCCGCAGGTCAAAGAAATCGTGACCAACTATGGAGATATCGACATGGTCTGGTTTGATACTCCAGGAGATATGGAAAAAAAATATGTGGAGCAATTGGTGGAGGTAGTTCGTAAACACCAACCCAATGCAATGATTTCAGGCCGGGCAGGGCATGGTTTAGGAGATTACAAGTCTTTGGGGGATATGAATATTCCCATTAAAAATATAAGCGGACTTTGGGAAACAGTGGATGTTACTAATGACTCTTGGGGTTACGCTTGGTATGACCAAAATTGGAAAAGCCCAAAACGGATTTTAAAAAGTATCATTTCTACTGTGGCCCGTGGAGGTACATATATGTTAAATGTAGGTCCTGAACCAGATGGTACCATTCCCGTTCAAGCGCAAGAGTCGCTCAAAGAATCTGGAGAATGGATTAGGAGATACCCTCAAGTTGTATATAATTCAGATGCTTCACCCTGGGGACATGCGTTACCATGGGGTGACGTTACAATTGGGGTAAATGGAAAATTGAACATTTGTGTTTATAAGTGGCCTTTAGATGGAAAAATATGGCTTCCAGGGCTCAAAAATCATATCCGATCTGCAAACTTATGGAGTAATAAAGAGCAACGGGAGTTAGAGACCAGTGCTAAAGATGGTTGGGTGGCTATTTCACTTCCCGCTTCTAGAAGTGAGAAATTAGTATCGGTAATAGAAATAGAGATTGAAGGTAGCCCAGAGGTGGTTGTATCAAATAGCATAGACCCCGTGCTCCCCACTGTACTTCCAGTAGATTTTGCCAGTGCAGAGGATTGTGTTATTGCAGCAAAAAGATGGATGGAAAAATTTGGAGAGTGGAAACACATTGAGCAAGCACAAGATTGGACGGACTACAGTAAGGTGACCTGGGAAATAGAAGTTTTGGAACCTGGCTATTACCAAACCGAACTTAATTATGCGGGAGATGGTCGCTTGGTTTGGAATATTACTTCAGAAGAAGGAGAGGTGGTTCGGAACCAACAGAATTCCTCGGTAGTATATAATTATTATGAGATGGGCCTTTTAAAATTTAATAAGCCTGGAAAACATACCATATCCGTGTCTTTAATAGATGGTGAAAAGAGTATTGCCAGTCTAAAGGAAATTAGATTGACACCTTGGGCAAGTATTGAGTAA
- a CDS encoding AraC family transcriptional regulator — MKLHLLNRTSVSDRSFSISHNLYPNFLRVWHYHPEIELVVILKSSGTRFIGDNIEKFQEGEVVLIGKNLPHMWLNDEVYFKPDSVLEAEAFAIHFTKGFLGEGFFDIPEMKQIASLLDRANRGVKFKGLSDSRISEITNLINYDSTTRVFKFIEVLYALSKHDNYQLLSSSSFVNSFQKTDNLRMDKIYAYVFENFNNGISASDVAEMTGMNKSAFSRYFKKAHRKSFTRYLNEIKVGYACRLLLENKESITSIAYLSGFNNISNFNRQFRAIHHMAPSAYLKNHSS; from the coding sequence ATGAAACTTCATTTATTAAATAGAACGTCCGTATCTGATCGGTCGTTTTCCATCTCACATAATTTGTATCCTAATTTTTTAAGGGTATGGCATTATCATCCAGAGATTGAGCTGGTGGTTATCCTTAAAAGTTCGGGAACACGTTTTATTGGCGATAATATTGAAAAGTTTCAAGAGGGGGAAGTGGTTCTCATCGGAAAAAATTTGCCACATATGTGGTTGAATGATGAGGTTTATTTTAAGCCCGATAGTGTCTTGGAGGCCGAGGCTTTTGCTATTCATTTTACAAAAGGATTTTTAGGAGAAGGTTTTTTTGATATACCCGAAATGAAACAGATAGCATCACTTTTAGATAGGGCAAATAGAGGTGTCAAGTTTAAGGGTTTGAGTGATAGCCGAATTAGTGAAATCACGAACCTGATCAATTATGACTCCACCACTAGGGTTTTCAAGTTTATAGAGGTTTTATATGCTTTGTCCAAACACGATAATTATCAATTGTTGTCAAGTTCAAGCTTCGTAAATTCCTTTCAAAAAACGGATAATCTGCGCATGGATAAGATATATGCATACGTTTTTGAAAATTTTAATAATGGTATAAGTGCCAGCGATGTTGCTGAGATGACAGGAATGAATAAATCTGCATTCAGCCGGTATTTTAAGAAAGCACATAGAAAATCTTTTACAAGATATCTTAATGAAATTAAGGTGGGGTACGCTTGCAGACTTCTATTGGAAAACAAAGAAAGCATTACTTCCATCGCCTATTTATCGGGCTTTAATAATATTTCTAATTTTAATAGACAATTTAGGGCCATTCACCATATGGCACCCTCTGCTTATTTAAAAAATCATTCCTCTTAG
- the kduI gene encoding 5-dehydro-4-deoxy-D-glucuronate isomerase, with protein sequence MEVKYAVHPDDAKLYDTQRIRKEFHSSDLMGEDAITMVYTHYDRFIYGTAFPKSKDLQLESYDELKADYFLQRRELGVINVGGKGTVTVDGEVFELENLEALYVGKGSKEVSFASSDNSEAAQFYLNSAPAHKEYPTKKATRSDANIVELGAAETSNERTLYQYIHEDGIQSCQLVMGYTELKKGSVWNTFPPHTHERRMEVYFYFDIPGDNIVMHYMGQPQETRHIAMKNFEAVVSPPWSIHSGSGTNNYRFIWGMAGENKAFTDMDGEPLQGVL encoded by the coding sequence ATGGAAGTTAAGTACGCTGTGCATCCGGATGATGCCAAATTATATGACACACAAAGAATACGAAAAGAATTTCACAGCTCGGACCTTATGGGTGAAGATGCTATAACCATGGTATATACGCATTATGATCGTTTTATATATGGTACAGCTTTTCCTAAATCCAAAGACCTTCAACTGGAAAGTTATGATGAACTAAAAGCCGATTATTTTTTGCAGAGAAGAGAATTGGGCGTTATCAATGTTGGAGGCAAAGGAACAGTTACCGTAGACGGTGAAGTTTTTGAATTGGAAAATTTAGAGGCTCTATATGTGGGGAAAGGTTCAAAAGAGGTAAGTTTTGCGAGTTCGGACAATTCCGAGGCGGCGCAATTTTATTTGAATTCCGCTCCCGCACACAAAGAGTATCCAACCAAAAAAGCAACCCGTTCAGATGCTAATATAGTAGAGTTAGGTGCTGCAGAAACCAGTAATGAAAGAACATTATATCAGTACATTCATGAAGACGGAATTCAGAGCTGCCAGTTGGTAATGGGATATACCGAATTGAAAAAAGGAAGCGTTTGGAACACCTTTCCACCGCACACCCATGAACGTAGAATGGAAGTCTATTTTTATTTTGATATTCCTGGGGATAATATTGTGATGCATTACATGGGGCAACCCCAAGAAACACGTCATATCGCCATGAAAAATTTTGAAGCGGTAGTTTCTCCACCATGGTCTATCCATTCAGGTTCGGGTACAAATAACTATAGGTTTATCTGGGGAATGGCTGGTGAAAATAAAGCTTTTACGGATATGGATGGAGAACCTTTACAAGGGGTACTTTAA
- a CDS encoding sugar porter family MFS transporter has protein sequence MKNKLLFTSFVVALAGFLFGFDTVVISGADQQLQALWGTSDLFHGTFIMSMALWGTVLGAIFAYIPCDKIGRKNTLLWIGVLYLVSALGSGLATDPYLFSFFRFLGGLGVGASTVAAPTYVSEIAPANSRGRLVALYQFNIVFGILIAFISNFLLKDFGSEPWRWMIGIEALPALIYTLAMLGVPKSPRWLLEKKNDLEGAKRIQLDLTGTELDESVIHELKAEQTEKSALFVKKYKFPLMLAFLIAFFNQLSGINAFLYYAPRIFSSAGLGENSALLSSIGIGVTNLVFTLLGLYLIDKVGRKVLMYIGSIGYIISLTMVGLAFMLDWEGMMVPIFLFMFIASHAIGQGAVIWVFISEIFPTKLRAQGQSFGTSTHWVLAALITLIMPIALGSLSNPGIVFFFFSGMMVLQLLFVIFMMPETKGKTLEELQKIITK, from the coding sequence ATGAAAAATAAATTACTTTTTACCTCTTTTGTAGTGGCCCTAGCGGGATTCTTATTCGGTTTTGATACCGTTGTGATTTCGGGAGCGGACCAACAATTACAGGCTTTATGGGGTACTTCAGACCTTTTTCATGGCACCTTTATTATGTCTATGGCACTTTGGGGAACGGTTTTAGGAGCTATTTTTGCCTACATTCCCTGTGATAAAATAGGCCGAAAAAATACACTGTTGTGGATTGGTGTTTTGTATCTCGTGTCGGCCTTAGGTTCAGGTTTGGCCACTGATCCGTATCTATTTTCGTTCTTTCGGTTTTTAGGAGGATTGGGGGTAGGAGCATCTACAGTTGCAGCACCTACCTACGTGTCGGAAATAGCACCGGCAAATAGTCGTGGCCGTCTGGTAGCCTTGTATCAGTTCAACATCGTTTTCGGAATTCTGATTGCATTTATCTCTAACTTCTTGTTGAAGGATTTTGGCTCGGAACCTTGGCGTTGGATGATCGGTATTGAAGCGCTTCCGGCATTAATCTACACTTTGGCTATGTTGGGGGTTCCTAAAAGCCCTAGATGGTTGCTGGAGAAGAAAAATGATTTGGAGGGAGCAAAGAGGATACAACTGGACCTCACGGGTACCGAGTTGGATGAATCGGTCATTCATGAGTTGAAAGCTGAACAAACCGAGAAATCCGCATTGTTCGTTAAAAAATACAAATTCCCTTTAATGCTGGCCTTTTTGATTGCCTTTTTCAATCAATTATCCGGTATTAATGCCTTTCTATACTACGCACCGCGGATCTTCAGTTCTGCAGGTTTGGGAGAAAATTCGGCTTTGCTGAGTAGTATTGGTATAGGCGTTACAAATTTGGTATTTACTTTATTGGGACTTTATTTAATAGACAAAGTAGGGCGTAAAGTATTAATGTACATCGGTTCTATTGGGTATATTATTTCCTTAACTATGGTCGGTTTGGCCTTTATGTTAGATTGGGAAGGAATGATGGTGCCAATTTTCCTTTTCATGTTCATTGCCTCGCATGCCATTGGGCAGGGTGCGGTAATCTGGGTATTTATATCCGAGATATTCCCCACAAAATTACGGGCTCAAGGGCAGTCTTTCGGTACTTCTACCCATTGGGTACTCGCTGCATTGATAACCCTCATCATGCCTATTGCCTTGGGTAGTTTATCAAACCCTGGTATTGTGTTTTTCTTTTTCAGCGGTATGATGGTGCTACAGCTGTTGTTCGTCATTTTCATGATGCCGGAAACAAAAGGGAAGACATTAGAAGAGTTACAAAAAATAATAACAAAATAA